In the Enterococcus rotai genome, TAAAAAAATTGATGTTCATTTTTCGAAAGAACCATCTATCGATCAGCAGTACACTAAAGCTACAAAACGAAGGGATCGATGATCAATGAACAAAACCAAAACAACCCATTTCAGAAATGCCCACCAACAAAAGAAACCACTTGTTTTACTAAATATTTGGGACGTAGCCAGTGCCAATGAGCTGACAACCCAAAACATCAATTTAATCCCAACAGGTAGTTACGCAATGTCAGATCATTACGGCTATCAAGATGGTGAAAATATGCCGTTTGATGAACTACTAGGCTACCTAAGACAAATGGATACCCAAAACAATTACATTACTGCAGATATTGAATCAGGATATGCCACAAATGGACTAGAGCTGGCAAAGAATATTGAAGCTCTCATCAACATTGGCGTCATCGGGATCAATATTGAAGATAAGAAACCAAATACAGAAACCCTGTATTCCATAGCAGAACAACGTGAGCGGCTACTAGCCATCAAGCAACAATGTAAGACAATGAAAAAAGACCTTTTTATCAACGTAAGAACAGATACCTATTTTAGTGGCGATATTGCTGCAAACAACCAAAATGAACAAGTCTTAAATCAAACGATCGCACGAATCAAAGCGTATGAAAAAACTGGAATCGATGGTATTTTTATTCCAGGGTTAAAAAACCAAGAACATCTTAAGCAAATAGCAGCAGCAACTACGTTACCGATCAATATTATGCTAGATATCCAAAACGATTCTATTGCAGATTATTTAGATACAGGAATTTCAAGAATCAGCTTTGGACCTTCAATCTATATGCTTTATAATGAATATGAAACAGACGATTTAACTACATTTTACACATCGTTACTGGCCGATTTAGCTCAATACGAGGAGCAAGATCAGATTGAATTATTTAGAATACAGTAGAAAGGGGAATGCCCAATGATCAGCGAAAAAGAAAAAAAGCATTACTACCAAGCCTTGCTGGCAAAAGATTCAACATATGATGGTATTTTCTTTGTTGGGATCAGTTCCACTGGTGTCTTTTGCCACGCAACATGTCCTGCAAGAAAACCGAAGTATGAAAATTGTACATTTTACGAAACCGCCGAAGAGGCACTTTTATCAGGTTATCGTCCTTGTAAACGCTGTAAACCACTATCTTATCCAAGAGAAATCCCGCCTTTAGTGCAGCAAATGGTGGAATTAGTCGAAGAAAACCCAGAAAAACGTTGGAAAGACCAAGATTTCGCAGAGTTGGGCATCCACTCAATGACTGCTAGAAGACAATTTAAAAAAGTGTATGGCATGACGTTTGTTCAATATGCACGCTCAAGAAGGATGGGGATGGCCTTGAAATCAATCAAAAATGGGGAGAAACGAATCGATACGCAGTTAGATGTAGGTTATGATTCACCAAGCGGCTTTTACGATGCCTTTTCAAAAATCATGGGTAGAAATCCAAAACAATCGAAAGACATCAAAATATTATCAGCCGATTGGATCGATATGATTTTAGGTCCAATGATGAGCATTGCAGATGATGACTATCTGTATTTATTGGAGTTTGTGGATCGCCGTGGGTTGGAACGAGAAATTGAACGCCTACGCAATCGACTGAATGCTTCCATCGTCCCAGGTAAGACCAAAATCAATGAACAGATCAAAGCAGAATTGGATCTGTATTTTGAAAAGAAGCTGGATGAATTTCAAACACCCTATCTATGTTTAGGTTCAGATTTTCAAAAGAGTGTGTGGCAAGCATTGACAGAAATTGAGTGTGGTAAAACGTCTTCGTATAAAGAATTGGCAGCTGCAATCGGTAACCCAAAAGGGATGCGGGCAGTGGGGAATGCGAATGGTGCTAATCAGTTAGCGATTATTATTCCCTGTCATCGCGTGATTCAGACGGATGGTAGTCTGGGTGGTTACGGCGGTGGTTTGGAGCGGAAGAAGTGGTTGTTGAAGCATGAACGGGAATATCGTTAGAGAATAAAAAAGAGTAGACAATGGTCAGAAAAAATCTGAGTATTGTCCACTCTTTTTGAAGTTACCAGCCACCAGAAAAACCACCGCCGCCAGATGATCCACCTCCACCGGAACTTCCTCCTCCGCCACTACTGGAAGAACCACCAGAATTGCTACTTCGATAACTTGAGGTACTAAAATGCTGCAATGTCTGATAGTCAGCAAAATTGATTCCTGGTATTTCTCCTAAAAATAAACATTTATCAAGATCACGGATTGCTTTTGGATAATAAGTTGACTCAATTTTTTTGAAATCTCGTTCTCCTTTTTTAAAAGCTTTAGGTAATTCTTGTTCAAAGTTACCAGCTTCTTTTAAAAAATCTTCTTTACTAGTATCTTTCCCTTTTAGCAGATGATATGAAACGAGTAAAACGAGTAATTTTTCTTTTTGTTTTGTGTAAAAGGACTTTGATACATGTGCTTTTACGTAGACTTGTACAATCTTTCTTGTTTGAATGAATGTAACTCTTGCTTGAACGATCGTTTGCAAAATTTCTAAGTAGTCATTATCTGATTTTTTAAGTTGCAAGCGTAATTGTTTTGTTGCCTGCTCGATTTTCTGCGGCTCTGTTAGAAAATCAATTAGATGCTGAGAATATTCTTCATAGTAACGTTGGCTGATGTCTAGACAGAGTTTATAGTAAATCATTTTATTCGCAGTTATTAAGTGATGGGTTCGATATTTTCCTATCTCAATTGCGTAGTTTATTATGTCGCTTGTAAATAAAATTTTTGCCAGATAGCGTTGTAAGTATTGATATTTAGCAAAATTTGAGAGAATTAATATCCAAATAGGAGCCGATTCAATCTGAGAAATCAGTGTTTTTTCACTTAAATCAACTTTTCCCAATGTCTTTACTTTTAATTCTTGAATCGAATCAAACAGAGATAGTTTTAAAAGGTGTTTCACTAAAAAGCTTCTAAAATAGAAGTAGCTTATAATAACCCCTACAGCACTGAGCAATAGAGCAATAAAATGAGCCATAATAAAACTTAGAACAATTTCAACATAGTCAAAAAAACTCTTTTCTGGTTCTGTGTAGTGATAGTGTTCTTCATTATAAGAATTACTTGCTTGTTCTAAATCCTGAACTTCCTTTTTCGCTGCTTCGTAATTGCCATAACGTTCATTAACAATAGAAATGATATTATGACTGATGATAGTCAAACCTTGATCATACTTTTCTTCGCGAAATAATTGTTCCACACTTGTGGGGACAATGTCACGTTTCATACTATCTGTAATCACGTCTTCTACACCATATCCAACTTCTAAACGATATTTCCGATCAGATACCGCAATGACAAATAAAAAGCCGTTATTCAGGTAATTATTGCCGATTCCTAACGTTTGAAAGGTTTCATCTGCATAGGTTTCGATTGTTTCATTTTTGGGTAATTTTTTGATGGTCTTTAGAACAAATTGTGGATGACCAGTTAGTTGTTTGAAATCTGATTCGTTTGCTTGGATGATCGCTTGTTTTGTTTCGTCGCTTAATAGACCAGCTTGATCGTCGACGAAGAAGCTTTCGGCTGAGCTGGTTTGCGGGGTGGAGAGAATGAAGAGGAAGAGGGTGGTGAGAAACAGGATTGTTTTAAGAATGGTTACTTTGGTAAAGTGTGTGTGTGTTTTATGTGTGTGATTTGAGTTCATTTTGCTCCTTTTGATTGTGTTGATGTAGTTATTGCTTATTTTTTAAGTTCAAATACTGTTCTTTAAAATTTAATAGCCTAATCCCTAATTCGTCTGAAAAATCCCACTGATCTACTATGAGTCTATGGTAGGAAATTCTGAACTTTGTTTGATTACTATTTTCAATAGTATCAGTCATTAAGCGAACTTCTAAATAAATTTTTTCATATGATTTTTTATGAATACTAGTCGAATTACTAATTCTTAAATTTAATTCATTTAAGAGTTCTTTTCCCTCTTGTTTCAATAGAATCTGATCTGTTCCAAATTGTTTAGATTGAGAGTGCGACATTACAATGTTCCTCCTAGAGTTGCTATGATTCTTTTTTTATCTTTTCTATTTTGTGATACACATGTTCGAGCTCTATCAATATAGGATCGTTGTAATTCCCTGTATCATCAACAAAATGTCTTGTTAAATCCATGAGATTAATCGTACTAGTAATTGTTTCACTACCATCGATTTGTTCTAGAATATGGTTTATGGAACGTTCAATTCTAGCTAAGCTATAGTTTGAATTATCATTTGGATAATTGTTCTTAATTAATATTAGAACTTGTTTACAATGATAGTCAATCTCTTTCAGATTACGAAACTTAATTATATTACTTATTATTGAGGACAATTCTTCACTTCCAATCTAATAAAGGGACGTCTAAGGACTGAGGAGCTTCTTCTATAAAACCTAGTCTGCTAACATATACTTGTTTACTAAGTTCTTTTACTGTTAAGTAGTTAATACGCTTATAAACTTCTAATACTTGTTCGTTTGTTATTTTTATTTGTTGAGTATTTTTTTTATTTTCTGTCCACAATATAACAGTCCAAAAAATATCATCTCTAAAATCTGCGACATTGCAATATACGATACAAGATGAGTCACTATAAATTAGATTTTCTTTTTCTGTAGCTTTTGTCATTATTTGAAATTTTTCTTTGCCCATTGTTTATCAGTCCTTTATTTTAATTTGTCTAAGTTAAGGGAACCTGTATTACTAAGCTCTACATATATAAACATGATCCAAGCTTTAAAATACCCACGCAATCTTTTATCTGCTCTCAACCTCTCCACAAAATCATCTAAAGTAACATTATCATCTGAATATGTTTTTAAGCCTTTAAGGGTTCCTTTTTGCACTAGTTACGAACACATTCCAAGTAGTATCGTTTCTTTTTTTTAATATCGCTAACTTCATTTTTGTTCATATCTAACTGACATTCTAAATAAGTCTTTATGTTAAGTTTAACATAAAGACTGGATAAATATTTTACACTTAACAAAAAAAGCAAAAAACGACTAATTAGAGTAATTTTTCACTTTGATTGTGACTTAATATCTAACTTTTTCTTTTTGTCTTAATTCTGTAATTTGTTGCTCCATTTTCGTCAAGGTTTGCGTAAAGTCATTATGAAAAATAGAGAAGATTTGTGAACAAGCGTAATAGTTACTTGCGATTTTTTTCTTGTTTACTGGTCGTTGCTTGTCACTAAAAAAATCATTTAGTAAATTCAGGGCATTTTGCCAGGAATTGAGTTGTTCTAAAAGGTCATGTAATGAGTAGATATCTTGATGGCTGATACTTTTAATTGGTTGATTTCTGTCGTTTTTAATAGTTAACTGTTTAATTGTATTCATTATGATTCTCCTTCAAGTTTTTTTGGAGAATTTCTTAAATGTATGATATACTCAACTTGTCTAGGGGAGAGTTTTAGTTTAAGAAATTCATTTCTTAATCGTTAAAGCTCTGCTTCTTTTTATCTATAGTCAATCCTCCTTTTTTATTCGATAAAAAGAATTTAATGTTCGCCTTAATGAATATATAATACCGTAAATAGAATATTTCGTCAATGGTTTTATTTCGTTTTCAGAATTATTTATTCGTTTAGACGAATTTATTGTGTTGACTGTGGAATATCTACATTTTATACTGAAGATATAGTTAGTAGAAAACGGGAGGATAAGGTAAATGCCGATAATTTATAATCGTTTATGGAAGTTATTGATAGATAAAGAAATGACAAAAACGCAACTACGTAAAGAAATAGGGATAGGAACGGCTACATTAGCGAAGCTTTCTGCAAATGAAAAAGTGTCGATGGATGTTATTGAGAGGATATGTGCGGCTCTTGATTGTCAGCCAGGGGATATTATGGAGTACGTTTCTGAAAAAAATAGAAACCATTAATTACCTCTTTACCAGAGCATAATTACGGTTTCTAAGTATGAATTAGTGGTTTTATCAGTTTGATATCAAAAAATGCTAATTATTTTTTTCAATATCTTTGTACTCTTTTGATTTTTTACCATACCAGTCTCTAACAGATAAGTTACTCTCTATTCTGAACTTTTCTTGGTCCGTGAGAATTGTTTTGAAAAGAAGTATTCGTTCTAATTGGTATTCAGTATAAAAAACTAATGCAGCAACTATGAATAGTGGTGATAAAATTGCTATGAGTGAGAAGTTTCCATTATTTGGAAAAATAAAATCCGACACCCATCTAATTATGACTATTAGAAAAAATATAATCGCCCCAAATTTTTCTGTAATTCCCATCAAATTTGTCGCTTGTTCTTGTCGAGAAGATTTTTTCTTAATATCAAAAGTAACTTTTAAAACCCCCAATAGGTAGGGGAAAATTAACAAAAATTTAGAGAAATAGTCATTAATAAATATGACTATACCAAAGTACATACCTGATAATAAAACCAAAAGTAATATCCATTGTGTAAAATCAAAAAGTATTAAGGAAAATATTTTCTTCTTTTCTTTTAAATTGTAAGAGATAAAAATTAAAAGAAAGAAGACTATTTCTATGCCAATCAAAATGTACTGCAAAACCTGTACCCACATAAGGGATTGCAAATGTGGGTAAGTATCTTTCATTGCTGATATAAAAATAAGAGGAATTCCTATACAGAGAAAAGATAGGCTTAAAAATGTTGTCAGGAAGTACTTAGTATTTTGAGAATTATAAGTTTCGATATAGCCATCTATCTTCTTTTTTTCCATTGTAATATTACCCCATATTCATTATTCAATTTGTTATATGTATTCTTTTTACAGAATACATGAAATGAATGTATAATTTTTTTTAAAGAAATAGGAATAGCGCAAATTTCAATCTAACCAAACCAACTTGTGCTAACTTGAGGAGAATTGTTTCTTGGTATATTGACCCAATTTTTGACTCCCTTCCAAACGCCTTTGATACCATTCCCTACAGTAGCTAAAGTATCATCTACCGCTTTCCCAACTACACGTGCTTTATCTTTAGTCCATTGTTTAACAGCTTTGTGTTGCTTAGGGAAAAAGAATTTAGTAATCTGATTTATTCCACCAACTGCCCCAGCTCCTATGGCTACAGCTAAGTTACCCGTTGTGGCTCCTAAAATAAAGCCATCGATAGGTCCAACATTAAATATGGCATCTACACCGGCATCTGTAATAGATTGTCCGATCTTTCCTTTCGTTTCACTTTTGTCACTAAAGAAGTTTCGTGCTCCTTTTAGCCCTACTTCTATTCCCAACATACCCCATGGACCAGGTAAAACTTTACCCAGTTTGCTTAAAGGTTCCTTTAATTTAGAAGCATAACTTAATAAATCTCTTTTTAATGCTGGGGATATCCAACCGTCCACTTTTTTAAGAAAGCCACCTGCCTTTGTAAAAACTTCTACAGCTGTTTTACTAGCAGGATTAGCTTCTATAAACATCGCGGCACTTGCTAAGAAACCAGCAAAAGCGTTTCTAAATTTGGGGCTTTTTTCTAGCAGTTTTAGAAAATCTGGTGAATTAGCTAGGCTTTCCATTGCTTTTTTGGGATTCAATTTTAAAATAGCCATTAATCGACTATATTCATTTGAATCTAATACCCCTTTTGCCATTTCTGAAATAGAATCATAAAATTTATCAAATTGTATTGCTGAATACTTATTTGTAATAGTTTGATTTAAACTATTCAATCGGTTAGTAACTTCTGCGCTATTCGTCCCATTAGCTATCGCATTAAACTGTGAAGCAAACTCTTTGTCATTATTTTCAATCGCATACAACGGGTTCTGACCATTAAAACTAGACATATTATTTAAGTTTTTCATATGTGTTTCTGTTAGCTTGGTATAAAGTTTTTTAGCAGAAGTATATGCACTACAACCTTCTAAGAAACTTTGATCTTGACCATCTAATTCACTAATATTATCAGATATTTTTTGAAAAAAGTTAGATTGAACACTTTCCGTAACTTCTGTAACACTATCTTTTAGACTCTTTGATTTGCTATAATACTCACTCATTGGAATGGTATAACTTCCTGCACCCATATTAATAATACCCCCTCTTAATAGATTTTTCCACCTTTACCTTGACTATAAGGTTCTTGACCTTGCATTACTCTCTTAGCATTTCTATCACTTTCGACAAAGGCTTTTCCTACTTGTCCAGCATTGTCAATTACAATAGACCAATCCTCTTTTTCTTTTGTTAATTGACTGATTTTTTGTTCTAAAGCGGATTGCAAAGCTGTCGAAGCTTCCCCTTTAAAATCGGAACTCACAACACTTTTAACATTTTTATATGCTGCTGTTAACTCATCAAAGTTTGTTTGTATCTCAATCATTATATTTTTTAATTCAGCATGTTTGGTTGGATCATACTGTATTTTATCTGCCATTTATCTTCACCTTTCTTTAACTAGGAAACGAAACAGATGATTCAGAATCTGTCATAGTGTTATTGTAATAATGTATTTTTTCAGATAGAATTTCACATTCGACAACTAATTTTTTTTGCGCATCAATTTTTTTCGATACTTGTGTTAACAATTCATCGTATCCGCTTCCTAACAAAACCTCACCCATTTCAGTAAAGGACAACTCCGCACGAATTACTTTTTCTTTATATTCTGTAGATTTTTTGTGAGCTTTTTCAGCTGCGACTTTCAAACTATCTTGTTGTATCTTTATTACAGTCAATTTTTATTCCTCCTCATCTAAATTTCTATAGAAAATTTTGTCTGATCTTAGCCTTTACACTGTCATCAATAGATAATATATTTAATTGCTGCCTTTTCTTTTGCTTATCTTTTATTGGGTCGGATTCATGTTTCATTTTGAAGTACCAGCTGTTTAAGTTATATTCTTCGTTAAATTTAGCTTGAATAAAGCTGATTCTTTCGTCAATTTTACTGGTGAAGGAATCACGCTTTCCTGTAATTTTTGCAGTGTCAGCTTTAACTTTATTTACATAGCCATCGTAGCCATTTTTAGCAGTTTCCCCCCCAACCCAGCCAGAAATTTCTGTAGTAAATGAAGCTGCTGAATCCTCAATTGCTCCACCAGAAATACTTGCTTTAAAAGATTCTAGAGCAGAAATACGTTCTTTATAATTCATTACTGTTCACCTTTCTTTTTTAGCTAATCAATTTTTTTCTTAGGAATAGTTATGTCACTTTCCCATTCTTCATAGACTTTTACAAATCGCTGTTCTTCTTCATCGGAGAAGCCTTCATGAACAACTTGATCAATATTTTCTTCATTGAAAAATATTGTTTGGTTTGGGTCAATTCCTGCAGGATACGAACAGCCCATGTAATCTACAAAGACCTCTGATTCTGTTTCTTCATCTTGGTAAACCACACCACGACCTATGACCATAACTTTTTGAGTTCCTTCTTTTAAATAGACGATTGTTCCTAAAGGGTATAATTTTTTTTCCATGTGTTTTCTCTCCTCTAAAGTTAGAATTTTATGTATAAGAGTGAAAGGTTCTTCACTCTTATACTTGATATTATCTGCAACATTTCATTTTGTAGTAAACATTGTTGGTATAGAAATAAGCTTCATCTACTTCAAGCAAAGGTTCATTCGCTTGATATGGTTTTTCAAATATTGTTTGATCGGCTTTTCTTAATCCTAAAATTGCTTGTTTGGTATTTGTTTTGATATATTTTGGAATTGCTTCGTAACCACTTAAGAAATTCAAGTAAGAGTACATCACTAAGTGAATACCAACTTTTGGTGCACGTTCGTAAATAGCAATAAATTCATCGTCCTTAATCCCTGCCTCTTTCACGAAATTCGCCATATTATCAATTAAAACGACCCATGCATCCGTATTGCCATTTTCTTGTCTACGCTCGATTTCAGCAAGTAACATTTCTGAGAATTGTCCAACTTGTTCACCAGAAACATATGTTGAAATGCGTTCTTGATATTGATTTAATGCACCTTCTGTATCAATGGCTAATAATTTTACATTATCCATTTGACTAACAGTAGAGATCATTTGTTTTTGCAATAATGTTAGAACTTCTTCACGATCACTGAAAGCTACAAGGTGTTTCATTTTAGCTAGGTCAATTGGGACAGCTTCAACTTCTTCGTAATCAACGCCTAGAGGGATTAGTTGATTATTCATAGCATATTGAACTGATTTTTTCCGCTTAAAGCTTTCAAAATCAAGTATATCAGGCACCATCGGGATTGGTTCAGGTCTAGTTCCAGTCCAATGTTGATCCATCTGCGCCACTTCTTCTTGAATCGCTTCAATAATCTGTAACGTATCTTCACCATCGGCTGGTAATGCTGCTTGGAATAACTCAGGTTCTTCTAACTTAATCAAGCCACGACCTGGTAAGTCATCAATCGTCAATGTTGTACGTCCAACGATGGCTCTAGGTTCACTATCATCAATCATTTTCAAAACAATTTGTGTTTTGATATTACTTGAAAGTGTTGCTCTGATAGAGTTTTGTCTACCAGCAGATAGAAGTAGATGAAGGCCAACACCAGCACCTTCACGCGCCACTTGTGTAATGACTTTTTCAAGGATATCGTTGAATTTTGTATCCTTCATTCCTTCAAAACCATCTAACAAGATAAGGATAATCGGTTCTTCTTTCCCACTAGCACGTTCATACATATCCAAACTAGCCACAGAATACTCACTAAGAAGCTTCTTACGACGTTTCAATTCATCATTAATTCTACGTGCAAATTTCTCAATCTTCTCTTCTTCATCAATACTCATCGTATCTGCTACATGAGGCAGTTTTTTCAACGGTAGAAGTCCATTTGTTCCAAAGTCCAATAGATACACATTTAGCCTTTCAGGACTATGCACTCGCGCCAAATCCATCACAACCGTCTGCATANNNNNNNNNNNNNNNNNNNNNNNNNNNNNNNNNNNNNNNNNNNNNNNNNNNNNNNNNNNNNNNNNNNNNNNNNNNNNNNNNNNNNNNNNNNNNNNNNNNNNNNNNNNNNNNNNNNNNNNNNNNNNNNNNNNNNNNNNNNNNNNNNNNNNNNNNNNNNATTTCCGATTTACCAGAACCTGTTGTCCCAGCGACTAACCCATGAGGTCCGTGAGCTTTTTCATGTAAGTTCAAGTAGACAATATCATCTTTTCCACGTAAACCAAGCGGTATAGCTAATGTTTTATTAGCTGTATTCTGTGTAATACTAACAAAATAGGGAATAATATTAGGTGGGTAAAAGAAAAAAGTAAAAAACTACTAAAAATAGTAATTTTTTACTTTAAGGATGACTCAATATTTAACTTTTTCTTTTTGTCTCAACTCTGTAATTTGTTTCTCCATTTCCTGCAATGCTTGTGAAAAGTCTTTATGAAATGTACAGAAAATTTGAGAGCATGCATAGTAATTACTTGCAATTTTCTTCTTGTTTACTGGTCTTTGTTTATCACTAAAAAAATTATTTAGTAGGTTCAGTGCATTTTGCCAAGAATTGAGTTGTTCTAAAAGGTCATGTAATGAGTAGATATCTTGGTGGCTAATACTTTTAATTGGTTGATTTCTGTCGTTTTTAATATTTAATGGTTGTATTTTATTCATGGTGATTCTCCTTCAAATTTTTTGGAGAATTTCTTAAATGTATGATATACTCAACTTGTCTAGGGTGGAGTTTTAATTTAAGAAATTCGTTTCTTATTTTTAGAGCTCTGCTTTTTGTTTTAATAATTCATGAATTCAAAATAAATAAACTTGTTTACTTAGGTTCATGTTAGATCACCTCCTTTAAATAGAGCCTTCTGTATTTTTAGACGTCTAGGATATAAGATAATAATTATTCCTATACAAAAGAATGTTTCTATTAACTTTACACTCTCATTATACATATTTCTGTTTACTTTATCAAGCGTTAAAGTAAACATTTAAATACTTTTTTGAAAAATATTGTAAAACCTAGTATAGTAATATATGAAAGAAGGTGCTATTTTGGAGCAATTAGGAATCAATATTAGGAAATTACGTAAAGTCAGAGGTATGACACAGGAAGAACTGGCAGAAAATGCTAAAACAACGAAGCAAAGTATTTTAAAGATCGAAAAAGGAGAAACAATTCCTCTGAGTACGACTCTTTACGCGATTGCATCTTCATTAGGCACAACTGTTGAGACTCTTTTTAGTGAGAATATTGAGCTTAGTCAGACTTCTGAAAATATAGTTTTAGATGTTTTGAGGAAACAAGCCTCATTTAATGAACTACATAGAAATATTTTGGAAGACAGTAAAGACGATGAATTTGATAAAGTAAATTTAGAGAAGGAGAGGAAACTACTTCTTTCAGAATTAGATATAGACAATCTAAGTAACAAAAAATTGTATGAACTTATTTTATTGAAACAGATGTCTGATTTAGAAAGTGCACGGGAGGAATATTTAAACACTAATAGTAACTACTTGCAGTGACTTTTTTGTAGTTTTTATTCATCAAAAATAGGCTCTATACTTTCTGATGTTGGTGAGAAATCACTGGCATCTTTTTTAATGCAAAATAATAGAAAAGACACCCTGATATCCTTTAGAATTAAGTCGACGAAAACCAATCAAAAGGGGAAATCAAGATGTCCTATACAAATCTTATCAAAAATACCTTAGATATTCTAGACTTAAACATTACTTTTAATGAAAATTCTTTAAAAAAGGAACGCATCAAAGGACGGATCTGCCAAGTATTCTCGGGTACATTGGATTATTTAGCTCACTCCTGTCCTCATTGTGGTGCCAAAGAAGACGGATCGATTATTCGTGGGAGCTTTACAACCTGTCTGATTTTACTAAATGATGTTTCTGAATACCAAACTTATTTACGCTTAAAGAAACGCCGTTTCTTCTGTCATTCTTGTGATAGAACTTTTATCGCTGAAACAAGTCTTATCGAAAAGTGTTGTTCAATCTCGAAGAAAGTGAAGCTTTCGATTGCCGATCGTTTAAGAAAAACCATGTCTATGAGCGAAATTGCCCGTCAAAAGAAGGTCTCTGTTTCCTCTGTTTATCGCGTATTGAAACAATTTTACGAACCAAAAAAAATCAATCGGCTCACCTTGCCAGAAGTCCTTTGTTTTGATGAATTCAAATCAGTGAAACAAGTTGCTGCTTCTATGAGCTTTATCATGATGGACGGGCAAACAAAACAGTTAATGGATGTCGTTGAAAATCGGCAACTTCCTTTTTTAGAACGCTATTTCTCACGATTTCCTTTGGCAGTTCGTGAAGGTGTAAAATACATTGTTTGCGACATGTATGCGCCTTATTTTTCTTTAATTAAGAAACTATTTCCCAAGGCTCAGGTTGTTCTTGACCGCTTTCATATTGTGCAACACATTGGGCGAACGTTCTTAAAACACCGCATTCAACGAATGAATACCTTTCTTCATAAGGGAAATGGAGAGGCAAAAAAATATCGTCATCTAAAGAAATACTGGAAAGTTCTTCAAAAGAATCAATCAAAGCTCAATTTTGAAAAACGCCATTGGCGTCCTTCTTTCCGTGCCTATTTAACAGAAACTGAACTCGTAGATCGGTTACTTGCTTATGATGAAGAATTGAAAGCTGGCTATATCTGTTATCAGGATTTTCTCTACGCCATACAAACAAGAGATTACGCACGGTTTCATGCGTTATTAGAACAAGATTATTCTAGGCTTCCAGATTATTATCAAACGACCATTACTACCTTTAAAAAAGTTCAAACGGGCATTAAAAATGCGTTGGATTTGCCTTATTCCAACGGACCATTAGAATGCTTGAATAACCATATAAAAGTACTAAAGAGAAACGCCTATGGCTTCCGTAACTTCTATAATTTTAAATTGAGAATTACTTTATGCTTTGGCACTG is a window encoding:
- a CDS encoding helix-turn-helix domain-containing protein; translated protein: MEQLGINIRKLRKVRGMTQEELAENAKTTKQSILKIEKGETIPLSTTLYAIASSLGTTVETLFSENIELSQTSENIVLDVLRKQASFNELHRNILEDSKDDEFDKVNLEKERKLLLSELDIDNLSNKKLYELILLKQMSDLESAREEYLNTNSNYLQ
- a CDS encoding ISL3 family transposase gives rise to the protein MSYTNLIKNTLDILDLNITFNENSLKKERIKGRICQVFSGTLDYLAHSCPHCGAKEDGSIIRGSFTTCLILLNDVSEYQTYLRLKKRRFFCHSCDRTFIAETSLIEKCCSISKKVKLSIADRLRKTMSMSEIARQKKVSVSSVYRVLKQFYEPKKINRLTLPEVLCFDEFKSVKQVAASMSFIMMDGQTKQLMDVVENRQLPFLERYFSRFPLAVREGVKYIVCDMYAPYFSLIKKLFPKAQVVLDRFHIVQHIGRTFLKHRIQRMNTFLHKGNGEAKKYRHLKKYWKVLQKNQSKLNFEKRHWRPSFRAYLTETELVDRLLAYDEELKAGYICYQDFLYAIQTRDYARFHALLEQDYSRLPDYYQTTITTFKKVQTGIKNALDLPYSNGPLECLNNHIKVLKRNAYGFRNFYNFKLRITLCFGTVLFQPNRKT